TCGGCCGGCTCGGTTTCGCGGTCCTGCAGGGCGGCCCGGATGCACTCGAGCGCCTCTTCGACGGCCAGCGGGGGCACGGTGCGTCCGACGGTGGCCTTTCGGATGCGTTCGGGGAACATCTCGGGCGTCACGCGGTCGGTGTTGGCCAGGACCACAATGCGCTCGATGGTGTTGCGCAGTTCGCGCACGTTGCCGGGCCATTCGTAGCAGAGCAGGAGGCGGACGGCCTCGGGGCTGAAGTCCCAGAAGTACTTGTTGTACTTCTCCCCCATGATTTCCAGGAAGTGCTGCGCCAGCACGGGGATGTCCTCGGGGCGTTCCCGGAGCGGCGGCAGGTAGATGGGGACGACGTTGAGGCGGTAGTAGAGGTCATCGCGAAGGCGGCCGGCTTCGACCTCCTGGAGCGGATCCTTGTTGGTCGCGGCGATGACGCGGCTGTCCACCTCGAAGTTGTCCGTGCCGCCGACGCGGGTGAAGGTGCGGTTCTGGAGGAAGCGCAGCATCTTGGACTGGAGGCCGTGGTCCATCTCGCAGATCTCGTCCAGGAACAGCGTGCCGCCGTGGGCGCGTTCGCAACTGCCGATGTGCTGCCGGTCGGCGCTGGTGAAGGCGCCCTTCTCGTGGCCGAACAACTCGCTTTCGAGGAGGTCCTTCGGGATGGCGGCGCAGTTGACGGGGACGAAGGCGCCGTGGCTGCGGGGGCTCAGCATGTGGGTGGCATGGGCCACGAGTTCCTTGCCCGTGCCGCTCTCGCCCCAGATCAACGCCGTCGCGTCCGTCGCGGCGATGCTGCGGATGGTCCTGTACACCTCGTGCATCACGGGGCTGATGCCGACCAGATCGCCCAGCCGGCCGCCGCGCTCGTAGGCATCGTTGAGCTGCTTGACCTGCACGGACAGGCGGTGCTTCTCGGCGGCGTCCAGCAGGCGCCGGTCCAGGTTCGGGTCGCCCGCTTCGAGGGCCACGACGTCCTCGGCCCCCATGCGCATCCACTCGACGACGTCGGAAACGGCGGGGTTTCTGGCCGCGACGATCACGGGCAGGTCGGGGAACGTGCCGCGCAGGCGCTCCAGGGGGCCGCGGCCGGCCTGGCCGGCGTCCATGAGGACGACGTCCGGCACGCGCTCGGCCGTGCAGCGCATCAGGGAGGCGGTGTCTTCGCACAGGGATGTCGTCACCGTGCGCTGAGCGAGTTCGGCCGGCACGAGTCGCCGGAGCCTCTGAGGGCCAACGACGCACACGTGGACTTCGTTGTTCGTGGCTTGTTGCGCCATACTGCTCCGTTCAGTCCTGCGTGCCGCCCCTCAACGGCTCGCCTCCACCTGGTGGAACCGGCTCCGTCACGGTCGACGTCGGCCACCCCGGGCGCACGTGCGCACCGGACCCAGACGCCCATGGGTGCGCGTCGACCATGCCTGTGTTGTGTTCATCGGATCCGGCGCTTCGGATCGTGCGGCCGCAGACCTATCGGCGGTCGGTCGCCTCCTGGGCCATCGCCCGAAGCGTCTGGTCCAGCGCGCGGGTTACGTCGAAGACCCTCGTCAGGCCCGTCAGCTCGAATATCGAACGGCAGAAGGGCGGAACGTCGGCCAGCCGCAGAGTACCGTTCTCCAGGGCCGTCCGGCGCAGGCAGCTGACCAGGACCCCAAGCCCCTCGCTGTCGATGAAGTCCATCCCCTGAAGGTTGAGCAGCAGCCGGGTGTGGCCGGCGGCGATCAGTTCGTGCAGCCGGGCCTTCGTCTTGGAGGCCGACACCGCGTCAAACCGTCCCTCGATGTCCACGACCGTTATGCCATTCATCTGGCGGACGTCGGCAATCACGGATCCATCGCCTCCTTCATCCTATGACGGAGCGGCTGCCCGGCGCCGTTGCGCCATGATATCGGGCGATGGTGCGGGAAGTCAATTCCCGGGCCGGCCGAGGCGTCTGCGGCGCCGGCCGGCGGGCGCTTTCGTCGCCGGCCGCCGCATGGTATACACTGCGGACGGAGGAGAGCATGGATGCCGCCGTTCCCGTGCTGCTGGATACCGACATCGGGTCGGACGTCGATGACGCCGTCTGCCTGGCCTATCTGCTGGCCGAGCCGCGCTGCGACCTGCTGGGCATCACGACCGTCACGGGCCGGCCGCAGGAGCGGGCCATGCTTGCCGACGCGCTCTGCCGGGCGGCCGGCCGCCACGGGGTGCCGGTCTACAGCGGCTGCGACGTTCCGTTGCTCTGCGAGCAGCGGCAGCCGGAGGTCCCCCAGGCCCGGGTGCTCCCGCGATGGCCGCACCGGGACGACTTCGAGCCCTATGCGGCCGTGCCCTTCCTGCGCCGGACCATCCGCGAACGCCCCGGGGAGGTGACGCTGCTGGCCGTCGGCCCGCTGACGAACGTGGGGCTGCTGTTCGCCACAGACGCCGAGGTGCCGCGGCTGCTCAAGCGGTTGGTGCTGATGGGCGGCCGCTACTTCGGCTCGTGTGGGGAGGAGTGGAACACGGGGGGCGACCCGATCGCGAGTGCGCTCGTGTTCGGGGCGCCTGTGTGCGAACTGACGGCCTATGGGCTGGACGTGACGCTGCAGTGTTCGATGCCGGCGCCGGAGTGCCGCGAACGGTTTCGGGGCGGTGCGCTGGACCTGGTCCGGGAGATGTCCGAGGTCTGGTTCCTGACCCGGGAGCGCATTACGTTCCACGATCCGCTGGCGGCTGCCTGCGTCTTCGAGCCCGATCTCTGCACCTACCGTACGGGCCGCGTCGCGGTGGATCTGCAGGGGGCGGGGCGGGGCGCGACGCGCTTCGAGGAGTCCGCCGGCGGGCCGCACCGCGTGGCCGCCGACGTGGACGTCGGTCGCTTCTTCCGCCGCTACTTCGAGACGATCGGCGCGCCCGCCGGGTGAGGGGCCGATCACGGATGCGCGGGAACGACCTCCTGCAGGGCGGCCATGAGGGCGGATGTGCCGTCGATCAGGTCCAGGTCGGCCGTGAGGGCGTAGATGGGCGGCGTGGGGGGGGCGGCCAGGACGCGTTCGACCTTGGCGGCGTCCTTCTCGGTGGTCAGGACGCCGGTGCAGCCTTCGGCCCGCGCCTTCCCCAAGACGCCCTCCAGCGTGCCGGCGGTGTAGGGCGCGTGGTCGGCGAACACGTCGAGGAAGGCGGGCGCGCAGCCGGCCTTCCTGAGCGTGCACGCGAAGCCCTCGGGGTTGCCGATGCCGCAGAAGGCCGCCCAGCGCCCCTCGCGCATGGCGTTCGGCGGCACCGGCTTCGGCGCGCCCACCGCCGGGTCGGTGGGCCCGACCGGGCGCAGGCCGGTGACGATCGTGCGGCAGCAGGCGATGGGCACGCCGGGCGCCAGCCGGCCGAGCCGGTCCCTGATGGCCTGGAGCCGCTCCGGCGCGACCAGGTCGCAGCGCGTGACGATCAGGAAGCCCGCGCGCTTCAATCCCCTCAGCGGCTCGCGCAGGAGCCCTCGGGGCAGCATGCGGCCTCGGCCGAACGGCCAGAGGGCGTCGATCAGCACGATGTCCAGGTCGCGGGCGATGCGGCGGTGCTGGAAGCCGTCGTCCAGGATCAGCACGTCGGCGCCGTGTTCCCGCACGGCCCGGCGGGCCCCCGCGACGCGGTCCGGATCGACCACAACGGGCACGTCGGCGACGAGGCGTCCGAGCATCTCGTTCTCGTCGTCCATGCCCGTGCGGCGGCTGCCGCCGTATCCGCGCGAGAGGATGGCCGGGCGGTGCCTGCGGATGACCAGCAGGCGGGCCAGCCAGGCCACGAAGGGCGTCTTGCCCGTGCCGCCCGCCGTGATGTTGCCGACGCTCAGGACGGGCACGCCGGCCGGCCGCGCATGCAGTGCGCCCACCCGGTAGAGACCGTTGCGCGCGGCGGCCACCACGCCGTACCCGGCCGCCGGGACGGACAGGGCGCAGCGGGCCGCGCACAGAAGGGGACCGCGCCGGGCGGGATCGATCACGGCCCGGTGAAGGCGGAACAGTGCGGTCCCTCCGACCAAGGGAATCCTCCCTTGCATTGGGCCAGTGCCTGGAGAACAATGAAGCCCTCAGCCGGCCGCCCGGGCCGGCCGCCGCTGCATACGATACATCACGGCCGCCTATGCGGCAAGACCACGGGAATTCCAGAAGGAGCGACCATCATGCTCAGGGTGGGCATCATCGGATGGGGGGGCATGGGCACGAGGCACTTCAGCCGGTACGGGCGGCTCAAGAACGCCGAGGTGACGGCGATCGCCGACACGCAGGCGGAGCGCCTGTGCCCCGGGGGCGGACCGGTCCGGACAAACCTCGGGGCCAACGAGACCGGGATCGACCCCGAACGGCACCGGCTGTACACGGACCCGCAGGAGCTGATCGACGACCCCGGCGTGGACCTGGTGGACATCTGCCTGCCGACGTTCCTGCATGCCGAGTACATGCAGAAGGCCCTGCGGGCCGGCAAGCACGTGCTCTGTGAGAAGCCGATGGCCATGAGCTACGCCGAGTGCCGGTCCGTTCTGGAGGTGGCCGAGCAGGCGCCTGGCAAGCTCATGGTCGCCCAGTGCGTGCGCTTCTTCCCCGCCTACGAATACCTGTATGAGACGGTGCGTTCGGGCCGGCTGGGGCGGCTGCTGCACCTGGACATGTGGCGGGCCAGCACGCCGCCCACGTGGTCGTGGCAGAACTGGCTGCAGAAGAGCGACCGTAGCGGGGGGATGATCCTGGACCTGCACGTGCACGATGCGGACTTCGTCCATCACCTGCTGGGGCGGCCCCGCGCGGTCTGTTCGACCGGCGCCGTCGGCCCGACCGGCGGCTACGACATCGTCGACACGCAGTACATCTACGAGCAGAAGATGGCCGTGCGGGCGGCCGCCAACGCGGCGATGCCCCCGCCGTTCGGCTTCGAGGCCGGTTACCGGGTCGCGTTCGAGCGGGGCAGCCTGCGCTATGAGGCCTCCGACGAGCACGGAGTGACCGAGACGACGGGCGAGGGCGTGCGGCACCCGGAGCTTTCGCCGATCGACGGCTACGAGAAGGAGATCGCCTACTTCGTCCACTGCATCCTGAACGACGAGGGGCCGGCGATGGCCGAACCGGAGTCGAGCGCGTTCTCGGTCCGCCTGGTCGAGGCCGAGAAGGAGTCCATCGAAACGGGCCGGTCGGTGGAATTGTAGCGCGAGGAGGCAGATGCAGGTCGCAGCCGCCTGCCCGTCCCAGTCATTCTGAGGAGCGCAGCGACGAAGGATCTCGCCCGTTCAGCCGGCGGCGCCGGCATGAGCAAATGACAGTGGGCCGGGCGTCCGCAGGAATCAGGCGCCGGGCGTCGCGAAGCTCCAGCCTTTGTCCAGGCGGGTCACGGGCTGCCAGCCGAAGCGGCGGTAGAAGCGGCCCGCGCCAGCTTCCTCGCCCTCCCGGGCGACTGCCAGGACGATCCTCTCTCGCCCGGCCAGGCGCAGCCACGCCACCGCGTGCCGGACGAGCCACGTGCCGATGCCGCGGTTCCGCCACTCCTCGTCGAGCAGCAGGCTGGACAACTCCGACCATCCGGCGTACGCGGGAAGCTCGCCGCCGAGCGTCATGTCGGCAACCACCTCACAGTGGGCGATCTCCTTGCCATTGACCATCGCCAGGAAGCTCGCGTCCGTGATCTCGATGCCCCGTTGCAGGGAGACCTCCGGCACGGGCGGGTCGCAGGGCGGCTCGATGCCCGTGAGGGGGCCGGCGTACAGGGTGTCCACGCAGTCGGCCTTGAGCACCCAGCCCGCGTTCTTGAGACAGGCAGCGATATGGGGCCACGAGTCGGCGACGCCGTAGCACGGGCCGCCCGGCAGGCCATGGCAGAGACCGGTTCTGTCCGCGCCCCAGTCGACGACCTGCCGGCGTACGGCGGTCAGCACGGCGTCTGCGGCTCCGACGGACTCGGGCCATGCGAAGAACCACGCCACGTCGGCGGCGTTCCGGTAGGCGGGGTTCTCCTGCGGTCCACGGTAGCGCAGCAGGTGGGCGGCGGCGCAGACGCGGCCCTTCTCGACGCCGCAGAGCGTCTTCCGCTCGACCACCCAGGGATCCGTGACGTATTCCTCCGGATCACGCATGAGCCGGTCAGCGATGAAGCCCGACGGCAGTGCCCAGCCCGGCATGACGGCGCCGAGGTGCCCGTTGACGAGCCTCTGAAGCTGCGGCAGGTGCGACTCTTCGTACGGCACGACATCCGCCATCTGTTGCCTCCCGGCATAGCATGACGCGCGAGAGGCCGGCCTTGCGGCTACCCGGCCTTCGCGCGCTGCCGCTCGCCGACGTCAAGGTGGTGGTCGACCTCGGTGAACTTGACCGAGATCTGCTTGCTGACGCCGTCCGTCATCGTCAGGCCGTAGAGGACCTGCGCGACGCTCATCGAGAGCTTGTTGTGCGTGATGATGACGAACTGGGTGTTCTGCCGGAAGTCCTCGAGCATCATCAGGAAGCGCTCGACGTTGCTGTCGTCCAGCGGGGCGTCCAGTTCGTCCAGCAGGCAGAACGGGCTGGGCTTGGCCTGGAACATGGCGAACAGCAGGGCGACGGTCGTGAGCGCGCGCTCGCCGCCGCTGAGCAGCGTGATGGAGTTCGTCTCCTTGCCCGGCGGTTTGGCGAGCATCTCGATGCCGGCTTCCAGGACGTCTTCCTCTTGCTGTTCGAGGATCAGGTCGGCCGTGCCGCCGCCGAACAGCTTGCGGAAGAGGGCCTGGAAGTTCTGCCGCACCTGCTCGAAGACCTCCCGGAACCTCTCGCGGCTCTTGGCGTTGAGCTGGCGGATGATCTCGCGCTCGTGGCGCCGCGCCTTCTCCAGGTCGTCCTTCTGGTCGCTGAGGAACTGCGCGCGGATTTCCAGCTCCTCCTGCTCGCGGATGGCGGCCACGTTCACGTTGCCGATGCGGTCGACCGTGGCCTTGAGCCGTGCGGCCTCGGCGCGCACCTGCGGCCAGTCCGTCGCCGCGTCGTCGGCCATCTCCAGCACGGCGGCGCGCAGGGCCAGCGCTTCCTCCAGGGCGACGATCTCCGGCGCCTCGTCCTGTTCGGGCTCCTCGTCCGCTCTCTCGGTCTCGCGGTACCACGCGGCCACGGTGGCTGCCGAGGGCTGCTCCGGCAGGTCGGCCTGGTGTTCGCGGATGAGCTTGTTCGTGAACGGCGGCGCCTCCCGCCAGCTTTCCGGGTCGCCGGCCAGGGCGTGCAGGCGCACGCCGGCTTCCTCCTCGGTGCGCCGCTGGAGGGTCTCCAGCTTGATGTTCGTCTCGCTCTCGGATATGTGCAGGCTGTGCAGGGCCTCCTCGACCTGCTGGCGGCGGCGGCCATGCTCCCGGGCCTGCTCGGCCAGGAGGCCGATCTGCTCCTGGGCGGCCTGCACGGCTGCGGCGCGCGCCTCGATCCGGGTCAGGAGTTCCTCCTGCTGCGCGCGCAGTTGCTCCTGCTCGGCATGGGCGGCCTGCAGGGCCTCGCGGGCCTCGCGCAGGCGGCGCACGTCGGCCTCCTGTTCGCCGGCGACGGCCTCGACCTCGTTGTGGAGGCGCATCTCGTCCGCTTCGAGGCGCGCGATCAGCGACTGCACGCTGCGCTGCTGCTCACGGTTGCGGGCGACTTCGCTTCCGAGTTCGTTGAGTTCGGCCGTCAGGGCCCGCTCGCGCTCGTCGAGGCGGTGGGCATCGTCCTGGGCGGCCTCCACGCGGGTCTGCGCCTGGGCGCGTTCTTCGGCGGCGGCGGCGGAGCGGGCCTGCAGTTCGGCGGTCTGCGCATCGAGGTCCGCCACGTCCTGGCGCAGTCCCGTCTCCTCCGAGCGGCCGATCCGGAGTTCCTCGCGCAGTTCGCGGACGCGCGTCTCGACGGCCTGCAGGCGGGCGTTCACCTCGCCGGTCTCGCGGCCGATGGCTTCGAGTTCGGCGGCCGCGTCGTCGCGTTCCTGCGTCCATTCCTGCCGGCGGGCCTGGCATTCATCGCGTTCGGCGGCCAGGCGTTCGAGCACGGCGTTGAGTTGGGCGATCTCGGCATCGAGGGCGGCCAGCTCGCTGCGGCGGGTGATCAGGCTGGGCGTCTCGGGGGTGCCGCCGGACCAGAGTCCGCCGGAGCCGAACCGCTCGCCTGCGCGGGTGACCAGCTGCACGCCGGACGGCAGGCCGGCCTGCAGGAGGGCGGAGGCGGCGTCGGCGTCGCGGACGACGAACGTGTTGAGCAGAAGGGCGCGGACGGCTCCGGCAGCCCGTTCGTCACATCGGACGACGTCCACGAGCCGCGCCTCCACGCCGGACGGGGCGCCGAGGTCGGCCCGGGCCGGCTCCGCGAGGTGCTCCAGGACGATCAGTTCGGCCTGGCCGGCGCCGTTCTGTGAGAGCAGGCGCAGGGCCTCGCGGGCCTGGGACGCGGCCTCGAAGAGCACGGCCTGCGAGCGGTCGCCCAGCGCGGCCTCGACGGCCCCCGCCCATTCGAGCGGCACCTGCACGAGGTCGGCCAGGATGCCCACGGTGCCGGGCAGGCGCGCGTCCAGCAGCCGCCTGACGCCCGCGTGCACGCCCTCGGCACGGTCTTCCAGGTCCTGCAGCACGTCGCGGCGGCCGGCGCGGCCGCTCAGTTCGGCGCGGGTTTCGGTCTGTTGCGCGGCGAGTTCGGCGATTCGGGTGTCGAGGCCGGCGATGCGCGCGCGCAGGGCGGCGACGCGGGCTTCCAGTTCGGCCCGGCGTGCGTGGAGGGCCTCGGCACGGTCGTGGGTGCGGCTGCGCTCCTCCTCGGCCTGGGCGATCTGGCCGCCGAGTTCCTCGCGGCGGCTCTCGATGCGCAGCAGGCGGCTCTGGAGGGCGCGTTTCTCGGCGCTGAGGACCTCGATCTGGTTCCGCAGGTTCGATTCGCGCTGGAACAGCTCGAAGACCTGGGCCTTGGCCGATTCGATCGCGTGCGCGGCTTCCCGGCGTTCCGCGCGGGCGTCCTCGATGCGGCTCTGGCCGGCGCGGAAGGCGGCGGCGTTGCGCTCCAGGTCCTCGGTGACCTCGGCGAGGGACTCGCGGGCGGCCTCGCGTTCGGCGTCCAGCGCCTCGGCGCGACGGCGGAGGTCCTGGTGGCGCTGGTCCAGCTCGCGATTGCGGTTCTGGAGTTCCTCGTCCCGTTTGAGCGCCAGTTCGCACTCGCGCGTGAGCCCGTCCAGGCGGGCGTCCACGCGTGCGCGGTGCTGGCGGGCGTCTGCCAGTTCATCCTGGAGGCCTTGAAGGCTCGTGCGGGCGGCCTCGAGGCGGCCCTCGGCCTCGCCGGCCTGCTGCGCGAGCGCGTCGCGCTCGGCCGAAGCGCTCCGAATGCGGCTGCCGAACTCTGTCCGGTCGGCTTCCAGACTGCGGACCGAGTGCAGCGCTTCGGCCAGGCGCAGCCTCTGGAGGCGTTCGGCATGGCGCTTGAACGTGCGCGCGCGGGCGGCCTGGTACTTGACGCTCCGGAGCTGCCGCTGGACCTCTTCGATGATGTCGGTGACGCGGGCCAGGTTCTGCCCGACCCGCTCCAGCTTGCGCTCGGCCTCGCGGCGCTGCTGCAGGAAGCGGTTGATGCCGGCCGCTTCCTCGAAGACCTGGCGGCGCTCCTTCGGGTTGGCCCGGAGGATGCGGTCGATCTGGCCCTGCTCGATGACGGCGTAAGCCGTCGTGCCGACGCCCGTGTCCATCAGCAGGGCGCGCACGTCCTTGAGGCGGCAGACGCGGCCGTTCAGGTAGTAGTCGCACTGGCCGGTGCGGTCGACCCGCCGGCCGATGCAGACCTCCTCGTAGTCGACCGGCAGGGCGCCGTCGGAGTTGTCGATGGTGAGCTTGACCTCGGCGAACCCGAGCGGCTTGCGCGACTCGCTGCCGTTGAAGATCAGGTTGACCATCTCGGCGCCGCGCAGCTTCTGGGCGCTGCGCTCGCCCAGCACCCACTTGATGGCGTCGACGACGTTGCTCTTGCCCGAACCGTTGGGGCCGACGAGCGCGGACAGGCCGTCTTCGAAGTCGAAGACCGTCCGGTCGGCGAAGGATTTGAAGCCGTACAGCTCGAGCTTCTTCAGCCTCACTCCGTGGACTCCACTAAAAGCGCCGGGGGCAGCCCCCGGCACCGGTGGCCAAGTTCCGTCGCGCCCCGGCTCCCGGGACGCGATACCACGGATTGTAGCCGAAGGCCCCGGCGGGATTCACGATGTGCGCCGGCGGGCGGGCGGCAGGGCGGGCGAGGGCGTGCGTTGCGCGCCGTGGAGGTCGGCCCCGGGGCGGGGCGGTTGCACGCAAAGCATGGAAAAGAAAGGAGTTGCGCGCTACCGGCCGGCCGGGCGGGGGGGGCGGCGGCCGGTCGGCGGGTGCGCGAGGGGGTGCCGCACGCGGGAAAAAGCCCCGCGAAAATCCCGCCTTGCGCTCGGACGGACGGGTCCGGGCCGTCAGGGGGCGCGGCGGGGGCGCCTTGCATTCGGCCCGCCGCGCCGGTAGCATGACGGTCGGCCCCAGGGGGAGGGGCGCATGCGGCATCCGGTCGATAGACCCCATTACGTGGAGGCGTGGCATGGTGAAGGCAACGGCGAAGGCATTGGCGGCGGTGGCGGTTCTGTCGCTGACGTTGGTCTCCTGCGGCAAGGGCGCGGACGGCTCCCTTCGGGACGTTGTGGAGGCCCAGCTCAAGATGATGGAGGAGTTCGCCAGCGCCATGGACAAGGCGCAGAACGCCGACCAGGTGGCGGCGGCGCTGGAGCAGCATGCGAAGCAGGTTGAGAAGCTGGCGCCTCGCGTGAAGGCGCTGGCCGAGAAGCATCCGGAGCTGGCGGGCATGGGCGCGTCCGGTCAGCTCCCGGCGGAACTGAAGGAGTACGAGGCGAAGATCGAGGCCGCAGCCACGAAGATGATGGGCGCCATGGGCAAGATGATGCAGTATGGAGAGGACCCGAAGGTGCAGGCTGCAATGGAGAGGATCGAGGGGGCTTCTCAGAAGATGCAATAAGGTCGCATCCCCGGCGGGGAAGGGCGCCTGTGCCAGACAAGACGACTTCTTCGACGGGCTGCGCGGCGAGCGCGATGCGCTTCACCGGCCGGGCGGGGCGGCCTCGCTGGCGGCCAGTGCGGCGGCGTCGCGGCCGCGCACGACCACCCGGCGCACGTGCGGCCGGACGATCTCGGCCATCTCGTCCAGTTCCTCCGCCGAGTAGGGGGCGATCCGCCGCAGGGCGGGGTCCAGGCAGAGTGCCGGCTTGACGTTCTGCAGGGCCAGCGTGTCGGCGCCGTCCAGGTCCGGCGCCATGCGTTCGACTTCGTCCGGGCCGACCAGGCCGGGGACGACGGTGATGCGGAACTCATGGGGCAGGCCGCTTCGCTTGACCAGGTGCAGGGAGTGGCGCACGTCGTTCACGTCGACCTCGACGCCGGTCACGCGCGAGTAGTCGGTGAGGGTCAGGGGGGCCTTCAGGTCCATGGAGAGGGCCGCCAGGGCGCCGTCTTCGAGCAGGCGGCCGATCCATTCGGGGCGCGTGCCGTTCGTCTCGATCATCACGTCCATGGGGACCGCGCGGATCTCGGCGATCAGTTCCCGCAGGGCCTCTCCGTGCAGGGTGGGCTCGCCGCCGGTGATGACGACGCCGTCGATCCAGCCGCGCTGCCGGCGCAGGTGGTCGAAGACCGTCTCCCGTGGGACGCCCTCCAGGCGGTCGGGGTTGCAGATCAGTTGTCCGGCATGGCAGTAGTGGCAGCGCAGGTTGCACCCGGGCAGGAAGAGGACCGAGGCCAGCTTGCCCTCCCACTCGATCAGGCTGGTCGGTATGAACCCCTTGATGTCTGCGGACGCCTGACTCACCGGCGGGATTCCCTGTCTGGTGTCATCCTGTGGGGAGACCGCGCTCGCCCGCCGCCGTGGTTCGGACGGCGGCCAGGAGGCAGAGCCGCGGGGCCGTGCGGCTTCCGTCCCTACGCGCTGAGGCGCTTCTGGAGTTCGTCGCTCGGGGGGGCCTGGCCGTCCCAGCGGGCGATGACCTGGTCGTCCTTGTCCTTCAGCAGCACGGACGGGATGTCGAAGACGTCGAAGTAGTCGCCCTGGGCGGCGCCGTCGATCGTCTCCATGTCCTGGAAGACGACCTGCACCTTGTCCGTCTGATCCCACTGTTTGAGGAAGTGGGCGATCTTCTTCTTGGCGCTCTCGCAGAGGGCGCAGTTCTGTTTGCCGAATATCTCGATGATCATGGGATTCTCTCCGGATCGGCGGCCCGGATCAGGCCAGGGCCACGCTGTAGTTGCCTTTCTGGCGGTCCTTGAGTTCGCCGTGCTTGGAGGGATTCCAGTTGTGGACGCGGCTGAAGTAGCCGACCACGCGGGTGATCCCGTAGACGTCGGCGCTGCCGCAGTGGCCGCAGGTCGTCCGGAGGCCGGGGGTGGACTTGTGGCAGCCGTTGCAGATGGTGAACTCGGGGCTGATGGTCAGTTGGGCGGCCTGGGTCTGGCGGAACGTCTTCTCGACCAGGTTGAAGATGCCGGCCGCCGGGGGGCGCTCTTCGCCGACGAAGGCGTGGATGATGGCGCCGCTCTCGATGGCGCGGTGGAACTTGCTCTGCACCTGGATGCGCGTCAGGAGGTCGACGGGGGCGTCGGCGCGCAGGTGGATGCTGTTGGTATAGTACATCTCGTTTTCTTCGATGCTGCCGCGGACGACTTCGGCGGCTTCGGGGAAGCGCTGCAGGTCCACCTTGGCGAGCCGGCGGGCGGCGCTTTCGGCGGGGGATTCCTCCAGGGCCACGCGCATGCCGTGCTGTTCGCCCAACTGGCGTGCGCGGAACTGCATGTGGCGCACGAGCCGCAGCCCGCGCCGGATCATGTCGTCGTCCTGGTGCAGCTCCCGGCCGGTCATGTGGAGCATGCACTCGTTGAGGCCGATGAGGCCGATGATGTAGGTGGCGTCGTTCAGATCCACGTATGGCCGGCCGTCGGCGGCGATTCGGCCGATCTCCCAGAGCGGCTGGCTGGGGTCGGTCATGAGGCTGCCGATGAACTTGCGCTTTTCCAGGTGGGCGCGCATGGCCACGCCGATCATGTCGTCGATCTCGGCGTAGAGGGCGTCCCAGTTGCCCCTGCCGGCGCGGTAGGCGGCCTGCGGCAGGTTGATGGTCACGTTCTGGAACCCGCAGAAGCGCATGCTCTCCGGGTGCCGGATCATGTGGTCGTCTTTGATGGTTGTGCGAAGGCGGCAGCAGGCGCTCAGGGTCACTTCGTCGCGGTCGAAGATGAAGTAGGGCACGCCGTTCTCGCCGGCGAGCACGGTGGCGTACTCCAGTATCTCGCGCTGGGCGGGGTCGTTGAAGGTCTCGGCGCTGATGTGCAGGTCGCACTTCGGGAAGGCGAAGAGGTTCCCGTACTGGTCTCCGGCGCGCCAGACGTCGAGCATGGTCTTGCAGAACCGCTG
The genomic region above belongs to Candidatus Brocadiaceae bacterium and contains:
- a CDS encoding Gfo/Idh/MocA family oxidoreductase → MLRVGIIGWGGMGTRHFSRYGRLKNAEVTAIADTQAERLCPGGGPVRTNLGANETGIDPERHRLYTDPQELIDDPGVDLVDICLPTFLHAEYMQKALRAGKHVLCEKPMAMSYAECRSVLEVAEQAPGKLMVAQCVRFFPAYEYLYETVRSGRLGRLLHLDMWRASTPPTWSWQNWLQKSDRSGGMILDLHVHDADFVHHLLGRPRAVCSTGAVGPTGGYDIVDTQYIYEQKMAVRAAANAAMPPPFGFEAGYRVAFERGSLRYEASDEHGVTETTGEGVRHPELSPIDGYEKEIAYFVHCILNDEGPAMAEPESSAFSVRLVEAEKESIETGRSVEL
- a CDS encoding nucleoside hydrolase — its product is MDAAVPVLLDTDIGSDVDDAVCLAYLLAEPRCDLLGITTVTGRPQERAMLADALCRAAGRHGVPVYSGCDVPLLCEQRQPEVPQARVLPRWPHRDDFEPYAAVPFLRRTIRERPGEVTLLAVGPLTNVGLLFATDAEVPRLLKRLVLMGGRYFGSCGEEWNTGGDPIASALVFGAPVCELTAYGLDVTLQCSMPAPECRERFRGGALDLVREMSEVWFLTRERITFHDPLAAACVFEPDLCTYRTGRVAVDLQGAGRGATRFEESAGGPHRVAADVDVGRFFRRYFETIGAPAG
- a CDS encoding STAS domain-containing protein, translated to MIADVRQMNGITVVDIEGRFDAVSASKTKARLHELIAAGHTRLLLNLQGMDFIDSEGLGVLVSCLRRTALENGTLRLADVPPFCRSIFELTGLTRVFDVTRALDQTLRAMAQEATDRR
- a CDS encoding sigma-54-dependent Fis family transcriptional regulator, which gives rise to MAQQATNNEVHVCVVGPQRLRRLVPAELAQRTVTTSLCEDTASLMRCTAERVPDVVLMDAGQAGRGPLERLRGTFPDLPVIVAARNPAVSDVVEWMRMGAEDVVALEAGDPNLDRRLLDAAEKHRLSVQVKQLNDAYERGGRLGDLVGISPVMHEVYRTIRSIAATDATALIWGESGTGKELVAHATHMLSPRSHGAFVPVNCAAIPKDLLESELFGHEKGAFTSADRQHIGSCERAHGGTLFLDEICEMDHGLQSKMLRFLQNRTFTRVGGTDNFEVDSRVIAATNKDPLQEVEAGRLRDDLYYRLNVVPIYLPPLRERPEDIPVLAQHFLEIMGEKYNKYFWDFSPEAVRLLLCYEWPGNVRELRNTIERIVVLANTDRVTPEMFPERIRKATVGRTVPPLAVEEALECIRAALQDRETEPAEEPDEVLPFAEVERRAILGAVKKCDGDISKAARKLGLSRATLYRKLDKYGVR
- the lpxK gene encoding tetraacyldisaccharide 4'-kinase, producing the protein MVGGTALFRLHRAVIDPARRGPLLCAARCALSVPAAGYGVVAAARNGLYRVGALHARPAGVPVLSVGNITAGGTGKTPFVAWLARLLVIRRHRPAILSRGYGGSRRTGMDDENEMLGRLVADVPVVVDPDRVAGARRAVREHGADVLILDDGFQHRRIARDLDIVLIDALWPFGRGRMLPRGLLREPLRGLKRAGFLIVTRCDLVAPERLQAIRDRLGRLAPGVPIACCRTIVTGLRPVGPTDPAVGAPKPVPPNAMREGRWAAFCGIGNPEGFACTLRKAGCAPAFLDVFADHAPYTAGTLEGVLGKARAEGCTGVLTTEKDAAKVERVLAAPPTPPIYALTADLDLIDGTSALMAALQEVVPAHP
- a CDS encoding GNAT family N-acetyltransferase, with amino-acid sequence MADVVPYEESHLPQLQRLVNGHLGAVMPGWALPSGFIADRLMRDPEEYVTDPWVVERKTLCGVEKGRVCAAAHLLRYRGPQENPAYRNAADVAWFFAWPESVGAADAVLTAVRRQVVDWGADRTGLCHGLPGGPCYGVADSWPHIAACLKNAGWVLKADCVDTLYAGPLTGIEPPCDPPVPEVSLQRGIEITDASFLAMVNGKEIAHCEVVADMTLGGELPAYAGWSELSSLLLDEEWRNRGIGTWLVRHAVAWLRLAGRERIVLAVAREGEEAGAGRFYRRFGWQPVTRLDKGWSFATPGA